The Pseudomonas multiresinivorans DNA window CTGCATCGGGACACTGGAGAAGTCTGCGCGGTGCTGGAGGAAGAGGCCCTGGATGAGCTGCGCGAACAGGGCGGCCTGGAGCTGTCCGAGCTCAATACCAGCGAACCGCTGGTACTCAAGGAGCTGGTGCGCAACCTGTTCCTGTTCTGTTACGCCCGCGCACTGCGCTAGTCGACCACAACCACGACTGTAGGAGCGAGCTTGCTCGCGAACAACCCTTGCAGCGGTGCCGAGAGGTTCGCGAGCAATGGCTGGGCGCCCCCCTCGGTCCTACAAAAAGCAGGTGCAGTGCAAAGATTGCGGCGGCGCAGGACGCGTCGTCGGTGCTCCGCCGCCCGGGAGGCGGATGCACAAAGGGGCGCCGAAGCGCCCCTTTTCCTGCGGAGCGGCCAGGGATGGCACTCCGCAGTGAACCCTCATGGAGTCAGAGGATTTCCAGCAGCTCGACATCGAACACCAGCACGCTGTGCGGCGGGATGCTGCCGACGGCCTGGCCGCCATAGGCCAGCTCGCTCGGTACGTGCAGGCGCCATTTGCTGCCGGCGTTCATCAGTTGCAGGGCCTCGACCCAGCCGGCAATCACGCCGCCCACCGGGAATTCGGCCGGCTGGCCGCGCTCGTAGGAGCTGTCGAAGACGGTGCCATCGACCAGGGTGCCGTGGTAGTGGGTACGCACGGTGTCCTCGCGGGACGGCTTGGCGCCTTCGCCGCTGACCAGCACTTCGTACTGCAGGCCGGACGGCAGGACAGTAATGCCTTCGCGCCTGGCGTTTTCCACCAGGTACTCGCGGCCAACGGCGGCGGCGGCTTCGGCTTTGACCTGGGCTTCGGCCTGCATGCGTTCGCGGATCACCTGGAAGCTGGCGGACAGGGCTTCGCCCGGAACACGGCTTCCGGCGCCGGCGTAGGCGTCGGACAGGCCAGCGAGGATGGCGCCGAGAGTCATGCCCGGAACCGGGTTCTCGCGCAGCTGGTCGCCCAACTGACGGCCGATACCGTAGCTGACGCGGGCTTCGTCGGTGGAAAGATTGAGTTCGCTCATGGCGGCGCTCCGCTGGGGGTTCAAAAAAGGGCCGCCAGCCTAGCACACATGCACCGCCGCCCCCACCGCGCGAGCCTCGCGCAGCGGGATGGGCCCGGCGCCCGGGAACCTAATGCAGTGGGATGGTCACGCCCGCGCCGATGTCGCGCTCATCATCCATGCCGCACATCTCGTCATGCACCACGGCATGCACGAGATGGAAGGGAACGTTGGGTAACGCGCGGAGCACTTCTCGCGCATGGGCAACGGAGCGCACGCTGATGACGTGCCCGGCCTCGTCCTGGACCGGGTAGAAGCGCGCGCCCATGCGCGCCTCCAGCACGTAGATATCGCCCTCCAGCGACACCAGGTTGATCTCGTCGATGTCGCCTGCAACGGAGCGGCTGGTCAGTTCCTGCAGATTCATGTGCTGCACCTCCTGCGGATTGATCCACGCGGAAAGTCTTGACCAGTAGGCGCTCACCGCAAGGTGAAAACGCAACCGCCCGTCCGTTTTGCAACGGCCGGGCGGCGTGGATGGTGCAGCAGGGTTTCAGTGATCGTGGCGCGTGGCCTTGTCCAGGTAGCCCATGGCAAAGGCCGAGAGGACGAAGGTGAGGTGCATGATCACGTACCACATCAGCTTGTTGTCTTCGATGTTCTTGGCGTCCATGAAGATGCGCAGCAGGTGGATCGAGGAAATCGCGACGATGGAGGCCGCCACCTTGTTCTTCAGCGAACTGGCGTCCATCTTGCCGAGCCAGCTGAGCTTTTCCTTGCCTTCGTCGATATCCAGCTGCGACACGAAGTTTTCGTAGCCGGAGAACATCACCATCACCAGCAGGCCACCGACCAGGGCCATGTCGATCAGCGACAACAGCACCAGGATCAGGTCCGCCTCGGCGATGCTGAAGATGCTGGGCAGGATGTGGAAGATTTCCTGGAAGAATTTGATGGTCAGCGCCAGCAAGGCCAGCGACAGGCCGATGTAGATCGGCGCCAGCAGCCAGCGCGCGGCGTACAGGGAGTTTTCGACGAATCGTTCCATGGTGCTCGCAGGAGAGGTCTTGGGAAAAGGGCGGCCGCAGTATAGCGGATGGTCTTTGCGAGTTATCCCGGCTTTCTATAGATAAATATGTCTGTGGATAAATAGGTGGGCGGCCACGGTATGAAACCGTAGCAGCCAAGCGCCCCGCGGCTTTCAGCGGATAGTGCAGGGACTGCACAATCCCTCTCTCAGCCTTTAAGACCTCAACCCTCGGGGCGGAACTGGAAGTTGCCGACATGGCGCGAACGCTCGCCGTTCAGGCGGCGCAATTCGCCTTGCAAGTGCAACTGCCAGATGGGGGGATCGTCCGCAACGATGTAGCCCTGCTGGGCCAGGCAGTCGGAGATCGCTTCGAGCACACCTTCGGCCACGAAAGGCCCGCAGAACGGGCCCTGCGCCTTGATGGCGGTGGGCTGCGCACCGGACATGCCGGCGGCGCACAACAAGGTCCAGAGTCCATTCTCTCCGGCCAGCGGCCTGATCTCGCACTCGATGCGCGTGGTCAGCCCCAGACAGGGGCGGATAAGGCAGAGGTTACGCGGCATGGCGGCACCCTCGCGGTTGTCCTGAGATTGAGACTACACCCAGGTTCTGACACGCGAAAGTGCGGATTTATCCGGCTATCTTGCGGGCAACGGCGTGAAAATGGCGCCGGTGGAATGTCCCGACCGGCGCCCTGGCCGTACTCAGTCAGCGTCTTTCTTCTTGCGGGCACGCTCCTTTTTCACCGGAGCCTGGTCGACCGGAGCTTTGTCTACAGGAGACTTCGCTACCGGCGCCTTCGGCTTGCTGGCGGGCTTGGCGGCTGCGGGCTCCTTGGTGGGTTTTTCCTTCTCTTCCTCGTCCATACCCAGCTCCGAGATTTCCTTCAGGCGTTCGACGACACGGGCGTTGACGCTGCCCTTGGGGAAGTGGCCCTTGGCATCCGGCGCCCCCGCCGGCTCGCCGACCAGCAGGCTCAGCGCCTCGTCGGCCTGGCGCACGGCGTAGATATGGAACTGGCCGTTGCGCACCGCCTGCAGCACGCGTTCGTCGAGCATCAGGGTGGCGACGTTGGCGCGCGGGATGATCACGCCTTGTTCGCCCGTCAGGCCGCGAGCCTCGCAGAGGCGGAAGAAGCCTTCGATCTTCTCGTTGACCCCGCCGACCGCCTGCACTTCGCCAAACTGGTTGATCGAGCCGGTGATGGCGAAGCATTGGCGCAGCGGCGTGCGCGACAGGGCGGAGATCAGCGTGCAGACCTCGCCCAGCGAGGCGCTGTCACCGTCCACGTAGCCGTAGGACTGCTCCAGCGCAATGCTCGCAGAAATCTCCAGGGGGAATTCCTGGGCGTAGCGGCTGCCGAGGTAGCCGGTGAGGATCATCACGCCCTTGGAGTGGATCGGCTGGCCGAGGTTGACCTCGCGCTCGATGTCGACGATGCCGCTGCCACCCGGGTAGACGGTGGCGGAGATGCGCGCCGGCATGCCGAAGGCGGAGTCGCCGACTTCCAGCACGGTCAGGCCGTTGCACTTGCCCACTGCGGCGCCTTCGCTATCGATCAGGATGATGCCGGCGAGGATGTCGTCGAGAATCCGCGCCGACACGCGGCCGGTGCGGGTTTCCTTGGCCTTCAGGGCGCGCTCGATGTGGCCCAGGTCGGTCACTTCCTGGCCGGCCAGCTGGCGGATGAAGTCCGCTTCGCTGACCAGCTGGAACAGGTCGCCGATGCGCGCGGAAAGACGGCCCTGGTGTTCGGCCAGGCGAGCACTGTAGGTCGCCAGGCGCGCCACGGCCTCACGGGTGAGCGGCGCCAGGCCCTCTTCCGAAGTGCGGGTCTTGAGCAGCTGGGCGAACTGTTCGAGGCTGTCCTCGGCCAGCGGGATGTCCTCGTCGAAGTCCACCAGCACGCGGAACATCTCCTGGAAGTCCGGATCCAGGTCCTGCAGCGTGTAGTAGATCTGCCGCGAGCCAATGATGATCACCTTGAGGTTCAGCGGGATCACCTGGGGTGTCAGGCTCATGGCGGTCAGGCGACCGAGTTCGGCCAGGGGCGATTCCATCTTCAGCTGGCGCGACTGCAGGGCGCGCTTGAGCGCATCCCAGACGAAGGGCTCGCCGAGCATTTTTTCCGCTTCGAGCACCAGGAAGCCGCCATTGGCGCGGTGCAGCGCGCCCGGACGCAACTGGCGATAGCTGGTGTAGAGCGCGCCCTGGTCAGAGGCGTACTCGATGCGGCCGAACAGGTTGTCGTAGGTCGGGTGCGACTCGAACACCACCGGTGCGCCACCGGTGGCGTGGTGGGCAATCGCCTGGTTAGGCGCGTACTGCTCTTCCAGACTCTGCTTGCGCTGCGGGTCGGTACGCTCGGCGTCCACCAACTGGTCGACCACGGTCTTCAGCAGGTTGAGCTGCATGGCCTGCAGGTAGGCGCTGACCCCGGAGTTGTTGTTGTACTTCTCCACCAGCGGCGCCAGCAGGGGCTGCAGCGCCAGGGTGATGGTTTCCTCGTTGAGCTGGCGCAGCTGGTTGCTGGACTCGCGCTTCCACTGCGGCAGGCTGGAAAGCTCCTCGTTGAGGTGTTCCTCCAGGTCAGCGATGTCGGCGTGGAAGCGCTCGCGCTCCTCTTCCGGCAACTGGGCAAACTCGGCTTCATCCAGCGCCTTGCCGTCCTTCATCGGGGTGAAGGCGATGTTGGAACTGTCGCGATACAGGGCGACTTCCTTCTCCAGCGCCAGGCGCTCGACGGTATCCAGGGCCTTGTCGTAGCGCTGGTTGAAGGCGCGGTCGATGGCGCTCTTCTTCTGCTGGTACGCCGGGTTCTCGAACACCGAGGGGAAGGTGGACAGCAGGTTGTCGATCAGGTGGTCGATATCGGTGCCGAATTCGGCGGCGCTGCCCGGCGGCAGCTCGATCACGCGCGGCTCGCGCGAATCGTCGAAATTGTTGACGTAGACCCAATCGGCCGGCGTCGGCAGGCGCTTGCCCTCGGCCTTCAGATAGCGCTGCACGAAAGAGAAGCGGCCGGTGCCCGGCTCGCCCATGACGAATACGTTGTAACCCGGGCGCGGCATCGCCACGCCGAACTGCAGCGCCTCGACCGCGCGCTCCTGTCCGAGCACGCCCAGGAAAGGCTCCAGTTCTTCGGTGGTCTTGAAGGGAAACTGTTCGGGAGTGAAGGGGCGGGTCAGTTCATCGGGCGCCAGGCGCAGGCCGGCAGCAACGGAATCGGGCATTGGAGGTCCTTGCTTCGAGCGGCGCGAGGCCGCGGAGATTCGTCCGCATTCTCGCGCCGCCCGCGCGCCACTGGCAAGGCAGTATTGGTGACAGTTTCAGTCCACTGCGTCGGCGCAGCGCAGGCAGTGCTCGGCGGCTGGCAGGGCGCGCAGGCGGCGCTCCTCGATGGCTTCACCGCAACGCGCGCACTCGCCGTAGGTGCCGTCCGCCAGGCGCAGGCGCGCCATGCCTACCAGGCGCATGCCCGCGTCTGCTTCGGCCAGCAGGGCGCGCAGGACATCATCGTTCTGCCGCTGCTGGGCCTGCTCGGCGAAGTCC harbors:
- a CDS encoding FKBP-type peptidyl-prolyl cis-trans isomerase; the protein is MSELNLSTDEARVSYGIGRQLGDQLRENPVPGMTLGAILAGLSDAYAGAGSRVPGEALSASFQVIRERMQAEAQVKAEAAAAVGREYLVENARREGITVLPSGLQYEVLVSGEGAKPSREDTVRTHYHGTLVDGTVFDSSYERGQPAEFPVGGVIAGWVEALQLMNAGSKWRLHVPSELAYGGQAVGSIPPHSVLVFDVELLEIL
- a CDS encoding TraR/DksA family transcriptional regulator — encoded protein: MVDFDPRPALDQLAAEYSKRAEAIRRDLGRSHSPDFAEQAQQRQNDDVLRALLAEADAGMRLVGMARLRLADGTYGECARCGEAIEERRLRALPAAEHCLRCADAVD
- a CDS encoding TIGR00645 family protein; the protein is MERFVENSLYAARWLLAPIYIGLSLALLALTIKFFQEIFHILPSIFSIAEADLILVLLSLIDMALVGGLLVMVMFSGYENFVSQLDIDEGKEKLSWLGKMDASSLKNKVAASIVAISSIHLLRIFMDAKNIEDNKLMWYVIMHLTFVLSAFAMGYLDKATRHDH
- a CDS encoding Lon protease family protein; this translates as MPDSVAAGLRLAPDELTRPFTPEQFPFKTTEELEPFLGVLGQERAVEALQFGVAMPRPGYNVFVMGEPGTGRFSFVQRYLKAEGKRLPTPADWVYVNNFDDSREPRVIELPPGSAAEFGTDIDHLIDNLLSTFPSVFENPAYQQKKSAIDRAFNQRYDKALDTVERLALEKEVALYRDSSNIAFTPMKDGKALDEAEFAQLPEEERERFHADIADLEEHLNEELSSLPQWKRESSNQLRQLNEETITLALQPLLAPLVEKYNNNSGVSAYLQAMQLNLLKTVVDQLVDAERTDPQRKQSLEEQYAPNQAIAHHATGGAPVVFESHPTYDNLFGRIEYASDQGALYTSYRQLRPGALHRANGGFLVLEAEKMLGEPFVWDALKRALQSRQLKMESPLAELGRLTAMSLTPQVIPLNLKVIIIGSRQIYYTLQDLDPDFQEMFRVLVDFDEDIPLAEDSLEQFAQLLKTRTSEEGLAPLTREAVARLATYSARLAEHQGRLSARIGDLFQLVSEADFIRQLAGQEVTDLGHIERALKAKETRTGRVSARILDDILAGIILIDSEGAAVGKCNGLTVLEVGDSAFGMPARISATVYPGGSGIVDIEREVNLGQPIHSKGVMILTGYLGSRYAQEFPLEISASIALEQSYGYVDGDSASLGEVCTLISALSRTPLRQCFAITGSINQFGEVQAVGGVNEKIEGFFRLCEARGLTGEQGVIIPRANVATLMLDERVLQAVRNGQFHIYAVRQADEALSLLVGEPAGAPDAKGHFPKGSVNARVVERLKEISELGMDEEEKEKPTKEPAAAKPASKPKAPVAKSPVDKAPVDQAPVKKERARKKKDAD
- a CDS encoding DUF6482 family protein — encoded protein: MNLQELTSRSVAGDIDEINLVSLEGDIYVLEARMGARFYPVQDEAGHVISVRSVAHAREVLRALPNVPFHLVHAVVHDEMCGMDDERDIGAGVTIPLH